The following nucleotide sequence is from Apium graveolens cultivar Ventura chromosome 4, ASM990537v1, whole genome shotgun sequence.
AATATCATGCATGACCTGTGATTCCGTAAAACTTCTTTCAAATTCAATACGCGACCTATGGCAACATGGCTGTAATGTTCTTTCTGGCCTCAATTATAAAATGCTGAGGTACATCTTCCTCAGCATTGCAAGAGAATCATCATAGGCCTCCAAGATGCTGTTCAGATCATATGTGGTTATATGCATGTATGTTATGTACCCGCTCGCGTGATTAGTTGAGTTAAAGAGAAATCCACCCCTGCTTGCCAGCGTGTTTGCTTATGTATGAATGCACAAACAATTATCTTACAATTTACAATGTATGAATGTAAACAGACTCACATACTACATTTGGTATTTCCAAATCTGCCAATTGTTTTTAGAACTTGATGTTCTAACATTAAATTTCCATTTATTTCACTGTGTGATTGTCATGTGGGATTATATACTCAAAATATGTTTTCCTTGTACTAGTTAATGTTCAGTGAACATGGAAATTCTAACCTTTAATTTGCTCAAAAAGAAGAGAGAACTGCTATTCTATTGCATATAATTTCATGCCATCAGGAAGAACCATTGCATACCAAAAAGTAACAAAAAAAACATAATAACACATTCGCCAACCAGTTGTTTATCTTCCATTTAAGTTTCTTATGTTATTTATTTTTACTTCAGTTGCTAAAACCAAAAAAAAATAGCTCGAACAAAATTCTAGTTTACAAGTACAATTGCCTCTAGCCATTAAACAGGCATTCAATCTAACAAGTCAGAACTCAGATGTGTAAATTCTCGACTCAGCAAAACATCAATTGACTCTAAATGTGAAATCGTTTGCGACCCAGGCTATACAGTATACACCAGGAGAGTCGTTTGAATTCGCAAAATTCAGATGACATGGTCTTTTTCACATCAATATGCAAAATGACCAAATTACATCCAAGCCAAATGTAATTAATAATTCGCTGGGTTCTGTAAAATAGCTAACACTTGGAACACAACCTTTTATGTTTATCAACACAATTAATGCACAAATGCAGGTCAGTGCATACCCAACAGCTCCCTTGGTATCGAGGTCTGAGGATGGCTACTGGTGGGGTAAGAATTTCAGATAAATATAACACTTTGCAAAACAAGTTCAAGTAAGAAAGTCTCCTTGTCTGGTCATATAGTCGGATCGAGGTAATTCACAGATAATCCAGTCAAGAACTTCATATTTGAAAGCCACATTGTTGTTAGGCCTAACTCGTTCTTTCAAACTTGAAGTTGCAATTGATtgcatcaaaaataaataatcCTATCAAGACCTTGATATTAGCAATGCATGCTCGAAATTTTAACCTAAAGTCTTATATCAAGTGCCTTTATACGTCATAGTTAAAAGATTGGTAATAACCATAAGTTTTTTTGTTAGACGTCAAGTAGTTGATATTGTAATTGTGAGAAGCAAGAGTTTGGCGTTCAAGGATACAAAAAAACAATAACATGCACCAGTGATCTTAAGAAAAATGTGCTAAAACACCAATATACGTCCACAACAGCAGGAACCTCATCAAACAACAGACACAAAAGTTTGCTCCCGGATATGTTACCAAAAGGTGGGGCCacttaaatattaattaatttatatacatatatacataaatattatatatatatatggagcATCAAGGGAAAAAAATGACGAGAAAACCCATGTGGCATCTTAAACTATCCAAGTTTAATGAAACTCACTGCAATAACATTTCTAAATTAATATATATGGAATGGTTTATTAGCAACTATAGCTATCTACCAGTGTTGTTGCATCACATTTATAGTAGACGAATTCATCGCTATAGAACTTCAGAGTTCTAGGGCAAAATATGTTAAGAACTCTTATAACAGTACCCATTCCATTTCCGAAGTTATAAATTCATTAAGATAGACATAGGAAACGACAACGAACTTCGAAATGTCATACAACATTCTTTAATTAAAAATTTTACACGCCTGCAATCTTGCAATGTCTAAGATAGAACTGAAGACGGACTAAAAAAACGTTGTTCGAGCAGTCATCATCTCTCGAATATTACGCACCCACACGAAACATGCCAGTCCTAAAATAGTGACCCAACAATCGCTGTTGTCATGTCGCTCCTAATAGTAAATCTCCCCGGACTCGAGTGGGCCTACACAGAAGAGTCGTTTCACAGTTTAGTTTAAACGTGTTTTACGGTCAAGTTTCAACAAAACCTAAAGGCGATCAATAGCAAACGGCCGTACGCGTGGAATAATTTTTATCACCTGTCAAACTGCATTATTCAACGCCTTCCACGATGCCCGCCACCTGACCTTGCACCAGGATAGCGAGCAAACTGCAGCCTTAAATTAACAGAGTCGCGGTCATGCTCATCAAATCTATAACCTGCAAAATTGAGTTTGACTTTCTTTTACGCCTTAAAACTAGGGCTAATATGGTCATCAGCAAAAAGGTTACTAGACGTGGAATCATCACATTCAGCGTAAATACACAAGCAATTAAGAGCTAGTTTCCACAGACGAATTCCTCGTAAGCCTACAACATTTATACGAAAAGGACCGGTGCATGCCTGGGGCAAACGGGCCCATTAGATCATACGACACAGAAGCTTTATTCCATCAAGAACCTGTGTTCATAACCATAAAGCACGCCAATTGACTACTTTATGCATGTTCGCTTTGATCATGCATCTTCCCCAGCAGGGCCCATCAAACAGAATGAAAACTCTCGACAAGAACTCGTTAAATCAGGAAAAGCCATATCTTTGTACTAAGAGGTGGATTTAGAAAGGAAGGCGAATTAATCCAATTCCCTGAGTCGATTGCTTGCAAGAAAAAACATAGAGGcgcaaatatatatatatgcatataaaTTATCTTCATAAACTAGTCAAACAAATATGAGCCACCAAGTCTCATGAGATACGACTGTAGAATGGTGAAATCATGGAAAATCGTTGAATTGTTATTTAGGAAAAGACATGAGAAATACTTGCTTCCGACACATGTATAAGTTCTTGTTCTAACATAATTCTCATAATATCTATTTGCTATCAGATAATTGTGAAAAGCCAATTCTCTGGCATTCCTAAAGAGAAAATATAGTATAACACTGAGACAGGGAAAATACAATGTAGCTTCATGCCAGAGAACTTAGCTAACTTTCCATGAGAAAAATTGTAAACTAAAAATTTGAAAATGGTAATTAAGTGTCATTCCCATTATTAATTACACAGATGCTGAATTATTCCATACTCGCTGATGTTGAAGTTGGTAATCCAGTAAGGTATGATTACTACACTCATTATATAATTTGCCATCAAACTTCTTGCCACGCATCACTTTATGAGATCTCTTGGTAAAATATTTGTGGGTAAACCTTAGAGGAACTTCGGAAACAAAATACTAGTTGGTGTATATGAAGCTGATAAAATATGGCTATGCTTCAACTCATTTCTATTCTAAATCATAAGCATAAGCACATGTATTAATATTATGCACATAAAAGATCAAATATTTACCACATCTATTGTTTTGACTGTTGTCTATCTTTACTTAAATAACGTGTTCAATGTGTGACTATAGAACAATCAAAACATGGAAGAAATATGATCATTGTTTGCTTTGTTCTGTCACTAAAGAACAATGCTAAACAGTGTACCCTTGCAAAATCTAGGTAACAAACTGCATGCAAGAGAAATGGTACATCATAAACAAATATAGATAAATTAGGTACGTTATGGCTCAAAGCTGCAATGATATAGACATTAAGCTTACCTTGTAATGCATCCATGGCAGTGGCTGCATGGGCTGGGCTCACAAAATCAACAAAGCAGAGCACCAGCGGATCACCCCCAGACTGCATAACAGAAAAGTATTTAGCAGAGTGCTCTAGTATACATATACATGCATGACATCTAATACATATGCACGGATATATGCTCTTACATGTCTTGAATCCTTTGTCACGAGTCTGACTTCTTTGTAGCCTACAAAAGGGCGAAATATATCTGCAATCCCGAGTGAAGGAACATAAACAGAAACAGAAAGAATAAAAACAGGCACAACATATGCTTTTACAAGCCACCAAGGATACGGGCTACTTCCCTGCGAGTACAATTTGCAGGTAAGCCTTCTACATACAATGTGGGACTAGCATCAGGAGGTAGAGGATGCTCGGGTCTTCCAACTCCAACCGCCTGGTGTTTTGCTAAATCTGAGGCCCCAATACCCATAATGCGGGGATCATCAATGGGACGACTACTTAGTCCACCACTTATCACTCTGGCAGGTTCACCTCTAGTGTAAGAACCAACTTGCTGGTACACATAGGAGTATATTAGAACTACACATACAACATCAAATATTGAAGTTAATGCTTATTAATGTAATGGAAAAAACATAAGTACCATGCCACGAAGATAACGATCGTAGGATGCGCCAAGAGAATCCCCTTCTTTCACACCACGGGGTGCCACCCTATCATCATCACGACCATAATAGTTGGGTAAGTCATGGCCAGCGGAAACATCTACAGGAAAAAGTAGCAAAAGAACAGTTAAAAAAGTTATCATCTTCCACAAACAAAGAAACCAAAATAGTCTTAACAGGTGCATCCAAAAATAACTGCAACATATTTAGCaattaaaaacataaaacccCTCTTTAAAAAAAAGGGCGCAGCCTCAATAAATATAAGGGAACAGGTTGGTAATATGCTACAAGGTCGACACAACTGAATTTTGATAGACTAAACACAAAATATCAAACTATGTTCAAGTCTTCTTACATTTAACAAACTTAATTCAACTCTGTCTAACTCTGCTCGAAATCAAGTAAGCATTTGGTTTATAGTTAAAGGTGTCGTTGATTGATTCTACTTCTTCTCCTTAGTTTAAAGTTAATAGGAAACGAAATCTCGATCCCATGTATATGACAGTTTGGTTTAAGATTGTCTTATTGGAATGGGTACCTTACTGCTCCCGTGTCAGCCAGTTACCTTCTCAATCCAACTCCCTCCTATACCCATCACCTCATTCACATCACAATACAAACACACCCTAAATAATCTATGAATTCAACAAAGTCCATGGACTATTAACAATCATTAAATTAAAACTGAATACACAGCCTAACTATTCAACTTTCAGAGTTCAGTTATCATGCCTCACAAAACCTCCTAGACATCTAAAATTACTAGGAAATCGCTATCCAGACCTTTGTTATATAGGAGTAGTATTCAACACAAaattatacaaacatatattGACAGCCCTTACTTGCAGCTAAAAATTCAAACCTTGACCATTCAAACATGATAAATGACCAAATCAACTCCTCAAAGTCACAAATAGTACAGCATTCACAATTAAAACCCTAGTTTACATCTCCAATAGAAAAAGCGTGCAACTTTATGAACAAATAAAATCACAAGAATTACAGCATTCACAATTAACACAAAGCATTATATCTCCAACAAAAAAAACTTGCAACTTTAAGCAATTAAACCCTGTATACAGATCTATGAATTTACACAAACTAAACAAATAATTACAATTACAAATATCAAAAGCCCTCAATTATagctaaaaaaattaaaattttaccATTCAATTATCAAATTAGACCTAAAACAAGAACTACAGAAATTCACAATCAAAGCCCTAGTTTATTTCTCCCTCAGAATAAAAAAAGCTTGCAACTTTATGCAATTAACCCAAAAATACATAAAGATCTGCAAATTAAACATGAAGATTACatataaatacacacacacatagagagagacagagagagagggagggagagagagagggagagggagagacggggagagagagagagagggagagagagagagagggagagagggggagagggcgagagagagagagggggggagagagggagagagagggagagagggagagagagagagagagagagagagagagagagagagagagagagagagagagagagagagagagtaccaTATTCAGGATGGGGGCGTTTGCCAAGAACCGGAGCAAGAGCAGGGCCAGGACCATTGGGTTGCCTGGTTGCTTCAGCGTATCTCCAGTATGCATCTCCCATTTTTGCTTACAATTCAACAACTTAACTGTGTGTGTCCAAGGATTGGTTTGTTTCGAGACTATCGGTTCGGCTCGCTAGGTTTTTAGTTTCCGTTTAGTTTCCACTTGTATACGATACAGGTGTCTTAGTTTTGTACccaaaaattaataaaatttcaTGTAAAAAACAAAAATTGAATTGATCGAAAAGAGTTAAATGTACGCATTTTAATCAGCgttctaaaaatcggtctagGCGGGGCCTATGCGCTAGGCGGTGGTAAAACGCCCTGACTCGGACCTAGGCGGTGATTTAGACGTTTTTTCAAAAAATCGGGAATAGGCGGGTTaggcggtcaaaaatcggtcctaggcggtctaggcagaaaataattaaaaaaaaaaattttttaccttttaataatttaattcattaatttcaaaatttcacacaatatcatgtcaatttctaatataaagtattggtaatAAGTAATAAGTAATCAAATATATTTACtttctcacttaaaatataaaattaacataacatattataattaatttaaaagtgtgaattaaaatatagttaatattgtaaactcaataattagtacataacgcatgtcaaatgtgtagatattgtttaatatcattctaatttcttttttcaaacaaatatttgacatattgatcattatataattataaaaattaaaaataatatttatattcttccgattaatcggtccgattaatctccgacttgccgattaatctctcgaaggtacCATCACCGCCCTGACACGTCTAGCGATTTCTGGAACACTGATTTTAAGTAcaaattttgaatttattcaaaaaacGGGGTAAGTTTGTAGACAAAAATACTTTTTAGattttttgtatatatatgtactgtGTCATTAGACATAATAAAACATACTCACTCCGTCCCGGTAAATTCTTAACATTTGAAATGAAGTTTTCGATACACATTTTAAGACTTTTATTTATTATAGTtccataaattatttttaagattttatttttttgaataaaaatttaatgttTTAACTTTTATTcggaaaaagaaaattttaaaaataagttatgGAACTATATTAAATTAgagccttaaaatgcgtgccgaaCTTTCAATTTGAAACGTTAAGAACCtaatgggacagagggagtaataaataacataaaatttataaaatgataAAGACGGGCATGTGATTTTCTCGACATGCAACTTACATGAATATATCGAGAGCATTTATAATTGTCTACCTATATTTATTTCGCTAGTCAAGAACTTATTTGGATAAGTTAAGAGTGTCTGTACTTATCTAATTATATTTATTTCGTTCGTGAGCATGACCCTAAATACATCCCTATGGTAAAATCTCGAAGTCCAATCTTAAGATATAATTTCGATCTTCTCGTTGTATAAACTTCTTCGAAAATGTATGAAAAATACTTAGAATTATAATAAAATGGATATGATGGTACCAGAATATAAGGAAATTATAACTTTTACTTCATAAACATATAAGGGACTAAATTTCAATTTCTACAAAAAGGAACCATTAATTGTAGTTTGTGAAAAAATGATAAAAGTTAATAGTAACCTAAATATCCATCCTCAACAGGAGTGCCTATTTTTATCTAACCCACCACCCTTTACGGAATGCGTAATCAACACCCTTACACTTTACACGGTCTAATTAGCTAGTTTTCTTTCATCATCTTTGATTCCCTCCACAATCTATCAAAAAAATTTACATATTTTCTTCAATATACATGTAATTAAATTGTCATGGTGATGTGTGACAATTAGGTTGCATGTCACAATGGCACAGGCATGCCAAAATGGACATGTCATGACGTCAATTAGTCAGACATGTCTTTTCATGATTTGTCATGtttttttactaattttttttatatttttaataattattttaaaaatagaaatatctagaaataataaatataattctaaaatatttacatatatttaaatatctaaaaagttattaatataaatgagtattatgatggtattCGGTTGTTAATATAacctaattttaattttatattcagATATTAGTATAacaattatattttaaattttattatatttaattgataaatgaCATGTCATCTGGGCATGCTTTTGGCAAAAAACATGCATTCGGGGAGTACCGTGACAGGTACCACTACCTAGTGGGAATGATCAATTGATAGTTCGCTTTCGCAAATTAGAAACATACTAGCTTAAAACCGGATtgcacaattttttttaatattatatattttttaaaaatatatattgaaTTCTATTCTTAtttttgttcatttaaaactttaaataaTATGTTTACATGATAAATATTAGTAGACGCATATGTTCGtaactttttagaacatttaaacttatttatagtgatagcattggtaagggggaaatattattataacgaaattatgattttattgagggtaaaaatataatgtctccattatgttgggaccttaaaaaaatattttagtatgttgattacttaatcgattaactttaactctataaaaaatatttgaaaaagataatattactgattgaacgatatagttttattgataattctatgtgtatataaaaaaaattatattataattaaaaattgatttttttagttcatatcaataggatacgaattatatttagtgtaatattaatttgatttatctcggatcagtggtttacattattttattttagcccaatacaccgaccaaatcaaactaattatttttagtttatttttattttttttaaagtttagatcaataagataattttgttttagattgaatatttagtatatatgattttatttttgttggtcgaattgtatttttattttagtttaatgttagtctgaatcaattgtataatgtatttttttatcatgtataagtaaaatatattattttgtttatccaagttctTTAGTATAATTTTTCGGGGGtttgatagtattattattttatct
It contains:
- the LOC141721549 gene encoding RNA-binding protein 1-like isoform X6, whose amino-acid sequence is MGDAYWRYAEATRQPNGPGPALAPVLGKRPHPEYDVSAGHDLPNYYGRDDDRVAPRGVKEGDSLGASYDRYLRGMQVGSYTRGEPARVISGGLSSRPIDDPRIMGIGASDLAKHQAVGVGRPEHPLPPDASPTLYVEGLPANCTRREVAHIFRPFVGYKEVRLVTKDSRHSGGDPLVLCFVDFVSPAHAATAMDALQGHA
- the LOC141721549 gene encoding RNA-binding protein 1-like isoform X1; amino-acid sequence: MGDAYWRYAEATRQPNGPGPALAPVLGKRPHPEYDVSAGHDLPNYYGRDDDRVAPRGVKEGDSLGASYDRYLRGMQVGSYTRGEPARVISGGLSSRPIDDPRIMGIGASDLAKHQAVGVGRPEHPLPPDASPTLYVEGLPANCTRREVAHIFRPFVGYKEVRLVTKDSRHSGGDPLVLCFVDFVSPAHAATAMDALQANTLASRGGFLFNSTNHASGYITYMHITTYDLNSILEAYDDSLAMLRKMYLSIL
- the LOC141721549 gene encoding RNA-binding protein 1-like isoform X5, yielding MGDAYWRYAEATRQPNGPGPALAPVLGKRPHPEYDVSAGHDLPNYYGRDDDRVAPRGVKEGDSLGASYDRYLRGMQVGSYTRGEPARVISGGLSSRPIDDPRIMGIGASDLAKHQAVGVGRPEHPLPPDASPTLYVEGLPANCTRREVAHIFRPFVGYKEVRLVTKDSRHSGGDPLVLCFVDFVSPAHAATAMDALQASWRPMMILLQC
- the LOC141721549 gene encoding RNA-binding protein 1-like isoform X4, with the translated sequence MGDAYWRYAEATRQPNGPGPALAPVLGKRPHPEYDVSAGHDLPNYYGRDDDRVAPRGVKEGDSLGASYDRYLRGMQVGSYTRGEPARVISGGLSSRPIDDPRIMGIGASDLAKHQAVGVGRPEHPLPPDASPTLYVEGLPANCTRREVAHIFRPFVGYKEVRLVTKDSRHSGGDPLVLCFVDFVSPAHAATAMDALQGVDFSLTQLITRAGT
- the LOC141721549 gene encoding RNA-binding protein 1-like isoform X3, whose protein sequence is MGDAYWRYAEATRQPNGPGPALAPVLGKRPHPEYDVSAGHDLPNYYGRDDDRVAPRGVKEGDSLGASYDRYLRGMQVGSYTRGEPARVISGGLSSRPIDDPRIMGIGASDLAKHQAVGVGRPEHPLPPDASPTLYVEGLPANCTRREVAHIFRPFVGYKEVRLVTKDSRHSGGDPLVLCFVDFVSPAHAATAMDALQGYRFDEHDRDSVNLRLQFARYPGARSGGGHRGRR
- the LOC141721549 gene encoding protein MATERNALLY EXPRESSED GENE 5-like isoform X2, translating into MGDAYWRYAEATRQPNGPGPALAPVLGKRPHPEYDVSAGHDLPNYYGRDDDRVAPRGVKEGDSLGASYDRYLRGMQVGSYTRGEPARVISGGLSSRPIDDPRIMGIGASDLAKHQAVGVGRPEHPLPPDASPTLYVEGLPANCTRREVAHIFRPFVGYKEVRLVTKDSRHSGGDPLVLCFVDFVSPAHAATAMDALQVCYLDFARVHCLALFFSDRTKQTMIIFLPCFDCSIVTH